In a single window of the Pantoea alfalfae genome:
- a CDS encoding alpha/beta fold hydrolase: protein MSTFKTTDGTQIYFKDWGTGKPVLFSHGWPLDADMWDSQMKFLADNGYRVIAFDRRGFGRSDQPWTGNNYDTFASDINDLITHLDLQNVTLVGFSMGGGDVTRYIGSYGSDRVAALVLLGAVTPIFGKTADYPQGVDMSVFEGIRDGLLKDRAQFIKEFATPFYGTNAGQTVSDGVMTQTLNIALLASLKSTVDCVTAFAETDFRADVAKVNVPTLVIHGSNDQIVPFESTGKVAAEMIEGAELKVYDNAPHGFAVTHQDQLNQDLLAFLNAQ, encoded by the coding sequence ATGAGCACTTTTAAAACGACCGACGGCACACAGATTTACTTCAAGGACTGGGGAACCGGTAAGCCTGTATTATTCAGCCACGGCTGGCCGCTGGATGCCGACATGTGGGACAGCCAGATGAAATTCCTTGCCGATAACGGCTATCGGGTGATTGCGTTTGACCGTCGTGGCTTTGGCCGCTCTGACCAGCCCTGGACCGGCAATAACTACGATACCTTTGCTTCAGATATTAACGATTTGATCACCCATCTTGACCTGCAGAACGTGACGCTGGTGGGCTTCTCCATGGGTGGCGGCGACGTTACGCGCTACATCGGCAGCTACGGCAGCGATCGCGTCGCGGCGCTGGTGCTGCTCGGTGCCGTTACGCCTATCTTTGGCAAAACGGCAGACTACCCGCAGGGTGTCGATATGTCGGTATTCGAGGGGATTCGTGATGGCCTGCTCAAAGATCGCGCGCAGTTTATCAAAGAGTTCGCCACGCCGTTCTACGGCACCAACGCCGGGCAGACTGTTTCAGATGGCGTGATGACGCAGACGCTGAATATCGCGTTGCTGGCTTCGCTAAAAAGTACCGTGGACTGCGTTACCGCGTTTGCGGAAACCGATTTCCGTGCCGACGTAGCGAAAGTCAATGTGCCAACGCTGGTGATCCATGGCAGCAACGACCAGATCGTGCCGTTTGAATCCACCGGCAAAGTGGCGGCGGAGATGATTGAGGGTGCTGAACTCAAGGTTTATGACAATGCGCCGCATGGTTTCGCGGTGACGCATCAGGATCAACTGAACCAGGATCTGCTGGCGTTTCTTAACGCGCAGTGA
- a CDS encoding pirin family protein → MIEQRLSEQRGVGDHGWLNSRHTFSFANYWDPKQAGFSDLLVINDDRVAKGRGFGAHPHSNMEIISYVLEGALEHKDSMGTGSVIVPGDVQLMSAGSGVTHSEFNHSGTEGVHFLQIWVVPAEKNTPPGYQQISVTEADKRGNLRLIISPEGENGALRVRQDIRIYAGLFQGDEQQTITLPDDRYAYIHVARGSVRVNGLQFNAGDGARVRNEKTLSFSHGEGAEVLLFDLRPNEVNHPTR, encoded by the coding sequence ATGATTGAGCAAAGATTGTCAGAGCAACGCGGTGTGGGCGATCACGGCTGGCTGAATTCACGTCACACCTTCTCTTTTGCAAACTACTGGGACCCAAAACAGGCGGGCTTCTCTGATCTGCTGGTGATCAACGATGATCGCGTCGCTAAAGGGCGTGGTTTTGGTGCTCATCCGCACAGCAACATGGAGATAATCTCTTATGTGCTGGAAGGCGCGCTGGAGCACAAAGACTCAATGGGCACCGGCTCGGTGATTGTTCCCGGCGACGTGCAGTTGATGAGTGCGGGCAGTGGTGTGACCCACAGTGAGTTTAACCACTCTGGTACTGAGGGCGTGCATTTCCTGCAGATTTGGGTAGTTCCTGCTGAGAAGAACACGCCGCCAGGCTACCAGCAGATCTCCGTCACCGAAGCGGATAAACGCGGTAATTTGCGACTGATTATTTCGCCGGAAGGTGAAAACGGGGCATTACGGGTGCGCCAGGATATTCGCATCTATGCGGGACTGTTCCAGGGCGATGAGCAGCAGACGATCACGCTGCCGGACGACCGCTATGCGTATATTCATGTGGCGCGCGGCAGTGTCAGGGTAAATGGCCTGCAATTTAATGCCGGAGACGGTGCGCGGGTTCGCAATGAGAAAACGCTGTCGTTCAGTCACGGTGAAGGAGCGGAGGTGTTGTTATTCGATCTGCGTCCCAACGAAGTGAATCATCCAACCCGTTAA
- the cspE gene encoding transcription antiterminator/RNA stability regulator CspE — MSNKMTGLVKWFDAGKGFGFISPQDGSKDVFVHFSAIQSNDYKTLDEGQQVEFTIENGAKGPSAANVVPM; from the coding sequence ATGTCTAATAAAATGACTGGTTTAGTAAAATGGTTTGACGCGGGTAAAGGTTTCGGTTTTATCTCTCCTCAGGACGGCAGCAAAGATGTATTCGTACATTTCTCTGCAATCCAGAGCAACGACTATAAAACTCTGGACGAAGGCCAGCAGGTCGAATTCACTATTGAAAACGGCGCTAAAGGTCCTTCAGCGGCAAACGTAGTCCCTATGTAA
- a CDS encoding lipoate--protein ligase A, with the protein MSTLRLLLSESNDPWFNLAVEECIFRQMPATQRVLFLWRNAETVVIGRAQNPWKECNTRRMTEDGIRLARRSSGGGAVFHDLGNCCFTFMAGKPEYDKSVSTAIILRALNALGVPAEASGRNDLVVNTADGLRKISGSAYRETPDRGFHHGTILMDADLSRLADYLNPDVKKLQAKGITSVRARVANLTELTPGISYQAICSAVTDAFFAHFGEQCEPEMISPDALPDLPGFTEQFAKQSSWAWNFGQAPAFSHLLDQRFIWGGVEIHFDVERGVISRCQIFSDSLNPAPLEALAQRMQNVTYRPDALDQVLNLLIADFPAQQAELTELQQWLIASLR; encoded by the coding sequence ATGTCCACGCTGCGTTTACTGTTATCTGAATCCAATGATCCCTGGTTTAATCTGGCGGTCGAAGAGTGCATTTTCCGGCAGATGCCTGCCACCCAGCGGGTGCTGTTCCTGTGGCGGAATGCGGAAACGGTGGTGATTGGACGGGCGCAGAACCCGTGGAAAGAGTGCAATACCCGGCGCATGACGGAAGATGGCATCCGTCTGGCGCGTCGCAGCAGCGGCGGTGGCGCGGTGTTTCACGACCTCGGTAACTGCTGTTTTACCTTTATGGCCGGCAAGCCGGAGTACGATAAAAGCGTTTCAACTGCCATTATCCTGCGCGCACTGAACGCGCTGGGTGTTCCGGCGGAAGCGTCCGGCCGTAACGATTTAGTGGTGAACACCGCTGACGGACTGCGCAAAATCTCCGGGTCTGCGTATCGTGAAACGCCGGATCGCGGTTTTCATCACGGCACTATTCTGATGGATGCCGATCTTTCCCGGCTGGCAGATTACCTTAATCCTGATGTGAAGAAACTGCAGGCTAAAGGGATTACGTCAGTGCGCGCCAGGGTTGCTAATCTGACGGAGTTAACGCCCGGTATCAGCTATCAGGCGATCTGCTCAGCCGTGACAGACGCCTTTTTTGCACATTTCGGCGAGCAGTGTGAGCCGGAGATGATCTCTCCCGATGCCCTGCCCGACCTGCCTGGATTCACTGAGCAGTTCGCAAAGCAGAGTAGCTGGGCATGGAATTTCGGTCAGGCACCTGCCTTCTCGCATCTGCTGGACCAGCGTTTTATCTGGGGCGGTGTGGAGATTCACTTCGATGTCGAACGCGGCGTGATCAGCCGCTGTCAGATTTTCAGCGACAGCCTCAATCCCGCGCCGCTCGAAGCGCTGGCCCAGCGGATGCAGAACGTCACATACCGGCCCGATGCACTGGACCAGGTCCTGAATCTGCTGATAGCCGATTTCCCGGCACAACAGGCGGAGCTGACAGAATTGCAGCAATGGCTGATCGCAAGCTTAAGGTGA
- a CDS encoding DMT family transporter, whose protein sequence is MNASAGIAMKITAALSSTLMLACVKGLDGAIPVGEVIFFRSLLALVPLLIWLRVQGSVLEGIRTRNIRGHFVRGLAGTGGLYFSYLSLLYISLTDATAINYAAPLFTVLLAALLLREKVRHHRWVAVFTGFSGILVMFSGHLSLTQSAAFSLSASAGILLALMAAFCTACALVQIRFLNGKEKPGAIAFWFAVTTAITSLVTLPGGWKVPHGNQVALLIGCGLLGGITQILMTLSLRYAEASLLAPFDYTTLLWSVAVGYLLLGNLPTTTTVIGAVLVVCGGLYSVLYERYRFRKARVADITT, encoded by the coding sequence ATGAACGCGTCCGCTGGCATCGCGATGAAGATCACAGCTGCGTTGAGCTCAACGCTGATGCTGGCCTGTGTAAAAGGGCTGGATGGCGCAATACCGGTCGGCGAAGTGATATTTTTCCGCTCGCTGCTGGCACTGGTTCCACTGCTCATCTGGCTACGCGTTCAGGGCAGCGTGCTGGAGGGCATCCGCACCCGTAATATTCGCGGGCATTTTGTGCGCGGGCTGGCCGGAACCGGTGGTCTCTATTTCAGCTACCTGTCGCTGCTCTATATTTCCCTGACCGACGCTACCGCGATTAACTATGCCGCACCGCTATTTACCGTGCTGCTGGCGGCATTGCTGCTGCGTGAAAAAGTGCGCCACCATCGCTGGGTGGCGGTCTTTACCGGTTTCAGCGGCATTCTGGTGATGTTTTCCGGGCATCTTTCGCTGACGCAGTCGGCAGCATTCTCGCTCTCCGCGTCGGCGGGCATTCTGCTGGCGCTGATGGCAGCCTTCTGTACCGCCTGTGCACTGGTCCAGATTCGGTTTCTTAACGGCAAAGAGAAACCGGGCGCCATCGCCTTCTGGTTCGCCGTCACCACAGCGATAACGTCGCTGGTCACGCTGCCGGGCGGCTGGAAAGTGCCGCACGGTAATCAGGTAGCGCTACTGATAGGATGCGGGCTGCTGGGCGGAATCACGCAGATTCTGATGACCCTGAGCCTGCGGTACGCAGAAGCCTCCCTGCTGGCTCCGTTCGACTACACCACGCTGCTCTGGTCCGTCGCGGTGGGGTATCTGTTGCTGGGTAACCTGCCGACTACCACCACGGTGATCGGTGCGGTTCTGGTGGTGTGCGGCGGCCTCTATTCAGTGCTGTATGAGCGCTACCGCTTTCGTAAAGCGCGGGTAGCGGATATTACGACCTGA
- a CDS encoding MFS transporter produces the protein MLRKNHKTDDAGFVRWALLALALGGFGIGTGEFIMMGLLPDVSRSLTITEPQAGNAIASYALGVVVGAPFIAVLAARMARKSLLLILMALFSVGNVASAMADSYHGLLVARFLTGLPHGAYFGVASLVAASLVPLERRGRALASLMLGLTVATLIGVPLGSWIGQLFSWHVVFTFVGAVGLLTCLLIGRYVPYTPGDADAHPLRELGALKNTQVLLTLLVGAVGFGGMFAIFSYIAPTLINIAGISPSLIPWAMVAFGLGMIIGNLVGGRLADGPVLNIIGWTLLWNVLVMLAFPVLVQHVATGLLATFLIGTCSVLLPSLQIRLMDVANESQTLAAAMNHSALNIANAMGAYLGGLTVSLGYGWISTAWVGVALGVAGLMVFVMTARHAARQQTQLA, from the coding sequence TTGTTAAGAAAAAATCATAAAACCGACGATGCCGGTTTTGTCCGCTGGGCATTACTCGCTCTGGCACTGGGCGGCTTTGGTATCGGAACCGGTGAGTTCATCATGATGGGCCTGCTGCCCGATGTTTCACGCTCTCTGACGATCACCGAACCGCAGGCGGGCAACGCTATCGCCAGTTACGCGCTGGGTGTGGTGGTGGGCGCACCGTTTATTGCCGTACTGGCAGCGCGGATGGCACGTAAATCGCTGCTGCTGATCCTGATGGCGCTGTTCAGCGTCGGCAATGTCGCCAGTGCGATGGCCGACAGCTATCACGGCCTGCTGGTGGCGCGCTTTCTGACCGGCCTGCCGCACGGGGCTTACTTTGGTGTTGCCTCACTGGTGGCAGCTTCACTGGTCCCGCTTGAACGGCGCGGTCGTGCGCTGGCGTCACTGATGCTGGGACTGACGGTGGCGACCCTGATTGGCGTACCGCTAGGCTCATGGATTGGGCAGCTATTCAGCTGGCACGTGGTGTTCACCTTTGTGGGCGCGGTTGGTCTCCTGACCTGCCTGCTGATTGGTCGCTACGTGCCTTACACGCCAGGCGATGCTGATGCACATCCGCTGCGTGAACTGGGTGCGCTGAAAAACACACAGGTGCTGCTGACCCTGCTGGTGGGCGCGGTAGGCTTTGGCGGCATGTTCGCGATCTTCAGTTATATCGCGCCAACGCTGATTAATATCGCTGGCATCTCTCCTTCGCTGATCCCCTGGGCGATGGTGGCGTTTGGGCTGGGAATGATCATCGGTAATCTGGTGGGGGGCCGTCTGGCTGATGGCCCGGTGCTGAATATTATTGGCTGGACGCTGTTATGGAACGTGCTGGTGATGCTGGCCTTCCCGGTGCTGGTTCAGCATGTGGCCACCGGACTGCTGGCGACCTTCCTGATTGGCACCTGCTCGGTGCTGCTGCCGTCACTGCAGATTCGCCTGATGGATGTCGCCAATGAGTCGCAAACCCTGGCAGCCGCGATGAACCATTCAGCGCTGAACATCGCCAATGCGATGGGCGCGTATCTGGGTGGCCTGACCGTGTCGCTGGGCTATGGCTGGATCTCCACCGCGTGGGTGGGTGTTGCGCTGGGCGTGGCCGGTCTGATGGTGTTTGTGATGACGGCGCGCCATGCTGCGCGTCAGCAGACGCAACTGGCCTGA
- a CDS encoding LacI family DNA-binding transcriptional regulator, with protein sequence MSVQKIARMAGVSVATVSRVLNNSDSVKPANRQKVLAAIEESHYQPNLLARQLRTARSAMILVLVSDISNPFCAEVVKGIEAHAEKNGYRILLCNSGAEIERSRSSLQLLSGKMVDGIITMDAFSKLPELSQLIGAAPWVQCAEHDDTGQVSCVGIDDDVAAQSVVQFLAARGRQRIALINHDLRYRYARLRQQGYTRQIKEQHLTWEAIAYASELSFSAGKAAMEQLLADKTIPDAVFAVSDTLAAGAMTAIQQAGLRIPDDIGVVGFDGSELAEMVSPPLTTLAQPSKEIGRRACELVLQKITRPDAPSQCVIMQGELVVRCSS encoded by the coding sequence ATGTCTGTTCAGAAAATCGCCCGGATGGCGGGTGTTTCAGTTGCTACGGTTTCCCGGGTGTTGAATAACAGCGACAGCGTAAAACCAGCTAATCGCCAGAAAGTCCTGGCGGCCATCGAAGAAAGCCATTATCAGCCTAACCTGCTGGCACGCCAGCTACGCACGGCGCGCAGCGCGATGATTCTGGTGCTGGTTTCAGATATCTCCAACCCGTTCTGCGCCGAAGTGGTTAAAGGCATAGAGGCGCACGCCGAGAAAAATGGCTATCGCATCCTGCTGTGCAACTCGGGCGCGGAGATAGAACGTTCGCGATCCAGTCTGCAACTGCTTTCCGGCAAAATGGTGGATGGCATCATTACGATGGATGCCTTCAGCAAGCTGCCGGAGCTGAGCCAGCTGATAGGCGCGGCCCCCTGGGTTCAGTGTGCCGAACATGATGACACCGGGCAGGTCTCCTGCGTCGGTATTGATGATGACGTCGCTGCGCAGTCAGTGGTGCAGTTCCTTGCGGCACGGGGACGGCAGCGCATCGCGTTAATTAATCACGACCTCCGCTATCGATATGCCCGACTGCGTCAGCAGGGCTATACCCGCCAGATCAAAGAACAGCACCTGACCTGGGAGGCGATTGCCTACGCCAGCGAGTTAAGCTTCAGCGCCGGAAAAGCGGCGATGGAGCAGTTGCTGGCGGACAAAACCATTCCTGATGCGGTGTTTGCCGTGTCTGATACGCTTGCCGCTGGCGCCATGACGGCAATTCAGCAGGCGGGGTTGCGGATACCTGACGATATCGGCGTAGTAGGGTTTGACGGCAGCGAACTGGCTGAAATGGTATCGCCGCCACTGACCACCCTGGCGCAACCCTCAAAGGAAATAGGTCGCCGGGCCTGTGAACTGGTGTTGCAGAAAATCACCCGGCCCGATGCGCCTTCACAATGTGTGATCATGCAGGGTGAGCTGGTGGTGCGGTGCAGCAGCTGA
- a CDS encoding MFS transporter — MIATVQESAGQRVQHKLLVPRLSLMMFMQFFIWGSWSVTLGLVMTRHNMPLLIGDAFSAGPIASILSPFVLGMLVDRFFPSQKVMAVMNLAGAAILWFVPQALIAENGALLIALLFGYTLCFMPTLALSNNIAFHSLASSEKSFPIVRVFGTIGWIVAGIFIGVTGIADSVAVFQLAALCSVLLAIYSLTLPHTPAPAKGLPLKVRDLFCADAFALLRLRHFMVFALCATLISIPLGTYYAFTASWLADAGIREVSTLMSLGQMSEIAFMLIIPLLFRRLGVKYMLLIGMTAWFVRYALFALGMSDETRTLIYLGILLHGICYDFFFVVGFIYTDRIAGEKVKGQAQSMVVMFTYGIGMLLGTQISGALYNHLVAGNVSAQSWALFWWIPAVAAALIAIIFFFSFKYRDEAVAKTGVTNENS; from the coding sequence ATGATTGCAACGGTGCAGGAGAGTGCAGGTCAGCGGGTGCAGCATAAGCTGCTGGTGCCGCGTCTTTCACTGATGATGTTTATGCAGTTCTTTATCTGGGGCAGCTGGTCGGTAACGCTGGGGCTGGTGATGACCCGTCACAATATGCCGTTGCTGATTGGGGATGCGTTTTCGGCCGGGCCTATCGCGTCGATTCTCTCGCCGTTTGTGCTCGGTATGCTGGTGGATCGTTTCTTTCCCTCGCAGAAAGTGATGGCCGTCATGAATCTGGCGGGCGCAGCGATTCTCTGGTTCGTGCCGCAGGCACTGATCGCAGAGAATGGCGCGTTGCTGATCGCCCTGTTATTTGGCTATACGCTCTGCTTTATGCCGACGCTGGCGCTCTCGAATAACATCGCCTTTCACAGTCTCGCCAGCAGTGAGAAGAGTTTCCCCATCGTCAGGGTCTTCGGCACTATCGGCTGGATCGTGGCGGGGATCTTTATCGGCGTGACCGGCATTGCAGACAGCGTGGCGGTGTTCCAGCTGGCGGCACTCTGTTCAGTCCTGCTGGCCATTTATAGCCTGACGTTGCCTCACACACCGGCACCGGCTAAAGGTTTACCGTTAAAAGTCCGCGATCTCTTCTGCGCCGACGCCTTCGCCTTGCTGCGGCTGCGGCATTTCATGGTCTTTGCACTGTGTGCCACCCTGATCTCCATTCCACTTGGCACCTACTACGCGTTTACTGCTTCCTGGCTGGCGGATGCCGGTATCCGCGAAGTCAGCACGCTAATGTCACTGGGGCAGATGTCTGAAATTGCCTTCATGCTGATCATCCCGCTGCTATTTCGTCGCCTGGGTGTGAAGTACATGCTGCTGATTGGGATGACGGCGTGGTTTGTCCGCTATGCCCTGTTTGCGCTGGGCATGAGTGATGAGACGCGCACGCTGATCTACCTCGGCATTCTGCTACATGGCATCTGCTATGACTTCTTCTTCGTGGTGGGCTTCATCTATACCGATCGGATTGCCGGTGAAAAGGTAAAAGGGCAGGCGCAGAGCATGGTGGTGATGTTCACCTACGGCATCGGCATGCTGCTGGGAACGCAAATCTCTGGCGCGCTCTACAACCATCTGGTTGCAGGTAACGTCAGCGCGCAGAGCTGGGCACTCTTCTGGTGGATCCCCGCCGTTGCCGCCGCGCTGATCGCGATTATTTTCTTCTTCTCGTTTAAATATCGTGATGAGGCGGTAGCAAAAACAGGAGTTACTAATGAAAACAGTTAA
- a CDS encoding sugar phosphate isomerase/epimerase family protein, producing MKTVKGPGIFLSQFITSQPPFNSLAGLAEWAAALGYRALQIPCHQPAIFDLEQAAVSQTYCDEVRGLLAGFGLEISELSTHLEGQLVAVNPAYDMAFDNFAPAALRGDPVRRTDWAIATLKKAAAASEKLGLRAHATFSGSLAWPWFYPWPPHHEALFDEAFAELARRWLPVMDVFDQHGIDLCYEIHPGEDLHDGVTFERFLAEVNHHPRCNILFDPSHLLLQHIDYLQFIDLYHPRIKAFHVKDAEYQLNGRSGVYGGYQPWLARTGRFRSPGDGQIDFGRIFSKLAQYDYDGWAVLEWECCLKEGETGAREGAEFIRRHIIPVADRAFDDFALAENAPLIRHQLGLDRDV from the coding sequence ATGAAAACAGTTAAGGGACCGGGCATCTTCCTGTCGCAGTTCATCACCTCGCAGCCGCCATTTAATTCCCTGGCGGGTCTGGCGGAGTGGGCCGCCGCGCTGGGATACCGGGCGCTGCAGATCCCCTGTCACCAGCCCGCTATTTTCGACCTTGAGCAGGCAGCGGTCAGCCAGACCTATTGCGATGAGGTACGGGGATTGCTGGCCGGTTTTGGGCTGGAGATCAGCGAGCTGTCTACCCATCTCGAAGGGCAACTGGTTGCCGTTAACCCGGCCTATGACATGGCTTTTGATAATTTTGCCCCAGCGGCATTGCGCGGCGATCCCGTCCGGCGCACTGACTGGGCTATCGCCACCCTGAAAAAGGCGGCCGCGGCCTCTGAGAAGTTAGGTTTGCGCGCCCACGCCACCTTTTCCGGCTCACTCGCCTGGCCCTGGTTCTATCCCTGGCCGCCGCATCATGAAGCGCTGTTTGATGAGGCGTTTGCTGAGCTGGCAAGGCGCTGGCTACCGGTGATGGATGTATTTGACCAGCATGGCATTGACCTCTGCTATGAGATTCATCCCGGCGAAGACCTGCATGACGGTGTTACGTTTGAGCGTTTTCTGGCGGAGGTGAATCACCATCCGCGCTGCAATATTCTGTTCGACCCCAGCCATCTGCTGTTGCAACACATCGACTATCTGCAGTTTATCGACCTCTACCATCCGCGTATCAAAGCCTTTCACGTTAAGGATGCTGAATATCAGCTTAACGGACGCAGCGGCGTCTATGGCGGTTATCAGCCCTGGCTGGCACGGACCGGACGCTTTCGCTCGCCGGGCGATGGCCAGATCGACTTTGGTCGTATTTTCAGCAAGCTGGCACAGTATGACTATGATGGCTGGGCGGTGCTGGAGTGGGAGTGCTGCCTGAAAGAGGGCGAAACCGGGGCGCGTGAAGGTGCAGAGTTTATCCGTCGCCATATTATTCCCGTGGCTGACCGCGCGTTTGATGATTTTGCTTTAGCAGAGAACGCCCCATTGATACGCCACCAGCTGGGGCTGGATCGCGACGTCTGA